The genome window TGGTAAGAATTTTGATAACTGTTCAGCTCAATGTTTTGAGAAAATGGAAAAGCTTATTCGTGATAATCATAAAGAGATTTCAGCTGTAATTATAGAGCCTATGGTTCAAGGTGCAGCAGGAATGAAGATGTACTCACCTGAATATATTAAAAAGCTTAGAAAATTAACTCATGAGTATGATATCCATCTAATTGCTGATGAGATTGCAATGGGATTTGGTCGTACTGGAAAGATGTTTGCTATGGAGCACAGTGGTACAAGTCCAGATATTATGTGCATGTCTAAGGGACTTACAGCAGGATATTATCCAATGGCCATAGTTGGAATTACTCAAAAGATTTATGACGCATTCTATGCTGACTATATGGAAGGGAAATCTTTTTTACACTCACATTCATATTCAGGAAATCCTATTGGATGTAGAATAGCTTTAGAGGTATTGAGAATATTCAGAGATGAAAATATTTTAAAACTCATTGAGGAAAAGGGAAAATATCTCAATAAGAGAGCAAAAGAGGTATTTAAAGGTAAGGAATATATTGGAGAATTTAGACAGCTAGGTATGATAGGAGCAATAGAACTTGTTCAGAACAACAAAAAGGAAGATTTTCCAGCTGGTGAAAGAGCAGGGTATGAGATTTATAAGATTGCACTGAAAAAGGGTGCTCTTCTTCGTCCTTTAGGAAATACCATATATTTTATGCCACCATATATAATAACATATGATGAGATAGATAAAATGCTTGAAATCTGCAGAGATTCAATAGAAGAGTATATGAAATCAAGATAAAAAATAGCTGTGTAAACCTGAAATAAGATTTGCACAGCTTTTTATATTTCTTATAAAATTTAATTGTTACTTCTATCTGGAACAGTAGAAATATCCAATCTCATATGTAAGGGTGTCCTCTTTAAATGCACGGATTTTTCCAACAGTTGTTTTTTTAAATCCAGTGACTCCAGTGTTTTTAAGATGTCTCAATGCATCAAGTGGAGTGTCAAATTTTTTCTTAATAGTCTGAGATTTATATGCAATATTTTTAAAGTATTTTCTTAAAATCTCATATATCTTTTCTATTTTATGATAATTAAGAGAGATATCAAAATGATTTTTTATCTCCTGAAGATTACCATATGTAAATATTGAAAAGGAGAAAATAGCTCCCGTTTTAGCAATTCTTGATATTACCTTTTCAAGGTCCCCTATCCATTGAAGGGCAGAACTTGAAACAATAATATCTGCAGTTGGAATATCCTTTTCTTCAATATTTCCCTGATAGAAACTGTTATAACTTATATTTTGAAAATACTCTCTTGTATCGAAATAGTCATTTAGTATAAGTGATGAGGGAGAGTATTTTTCTAAAAAACATCTTGTAAATATCCCAGTTCCACAGCCAATTTCAAATACTGATTCAATTTTTTTATCTTTAGAATTTTCATCCATAAAAGAAATAAGCTCTTTTGCAACCTCTCGTTGCACATCTGCATACTGATTATAAATATAAAATTTATTTTGAAAGTTCATTTTGTACCCTCTTTATTATAGTGTTAAACATATCTTTTTGAATAAATGGATAGTGCTCACATTGAAGGATATATGGAGAAATATCATTTTCTTTCCAATATCTTATCTGTTTTTTTCCTGGAATTATTCTATCATTTTCTCCGACAAAAGCAAAATTAAAAATATTACCCATCTCTTTGTAGTTTTTTCCGAATATTTCAAGTTCATCTTTAATAGAGTTAAAATCTCTTTTTGGTATGAATATCTCTCTATCTATTCCCATATTTTCATAGAATTTCAAAAGATTTTCATATGTTAAAGTATCAAGAGTAAGATTAAACATCTTAGGAGCAATTCCATATTTTCCAATAGTTTTAGAATGACCATTTATAGCTATTGCTTTATCTGTTTTGATACTGTTATCAATAAGATATTTAGTAAGATACCAGCATCCAAAAGACCATCCAATAAAGTATCACTGTATTGTGAGATATCAATATCGACTTTATATGGGTAACTCACCTCTTTTAATATAAATCCTTCTGGGATTGTGGGATTTTTTAAAATTCCATCATCCATTCCCCAGCCATTAAAGAAGAGTATCAAGTTCATTTTTTAGCTCCTTAACAAATCTTTCAATATCAGTTTTTTTAATACCAGGGTTAAGTCCTATTCTAAATCTTGCAGTTCCCTTTGGTACAGTTGGTTCCTTTACGCCATATAGAAGAAATCCTTTCTCTTTAAGATTTTGAGAAATTGTTGCAAGTTTTTTATTATCTCCTACAATAATTGAGATAATCTGAGTAGTTGAAGATGTTTCTATGCCATTTTCTTTAAGAAGTCTTAAGGTATAATTTTTTAGCATCTCAAGCTCTACCCTTTCCTTATCAAAGTTATTCATATTCTCAAGTATAAAGAGATTCCATAGATGATTTATTGGTGGAAGTGCAGTTGAAAATATAAATTTTCTGCTTTTATTTATAATAAAGTCCTTGTGAAGCTGGTCACATATTACCATAGATCCAACTGAAGCACCACCTTTTCCAAGTGGAATTACAAGAAAATCTATATCTTTTACAATGCCAAGATTGTGAGCAATTCCATATCCAAATACTCCATATGAATGAGCTTCATCTACCATAAGCTGGAAATTATATCTCTTTTTCATCTTAACAATTCTCTCAATATCAGCTATATCTCCATCCATACTGTAGACTGTTTCAGTAACTACTAAAATATCATCATATTCACTGCTGTATTTTTCAAGCAGATCTTCTAAGTTTTTAAAATCCAGATGCTTATATCTTAAAAACTTAGCCTGAGAATTAACTATTCCATCATAGATACTTGCGTGATTTAATCTATCTGTAATAATAAGAGAATTTTTATTAAAAAAAGTCTCTATAATAGACGAGTTAGCATCAAATCCAGAGTTAAACATAATACAGGGATTACCATATATTTCCTGGGCTTTTTTCTCCAGTTCCATTACCTCTTTAGAAGACCCTGTAATAAGTCTTGAAGAGCTGGCAGCTAATTTAGGAGAAAATTTTCTAAAGAATTTCTCTTTTAATTTTTTATTTTCTCCAAGTCCAAGATAGTCATTTGAAGAAAGATTGATAAGGTTTTCATCAGGTGTAGCGAGTTTTCTAAAATTGTTCAAAGTTTCTAATTTATTAAGTTCTTTTTTTATATCCTCTATTTTCATATTATCTCTCCTTTATACTAAATGATAGCATATAATTTATATAAAAAAAAGATGTAGAAAAATAAGAAGACAGTTACAAAATTGCAACTGTCTCCAGGAATTAAGATATTTTTTTCAGATTTTTCTTTGCTACAGATAGCATAAGTTTTATTCTGTTTATCTGATTTACTTCAGAATAAGCAGGGTCATAATCAATAGGAGTGATATTGACATTTTCATATTCCTCTTTAAGTCTTTTTATCATTCCCTTACCAGTGATGTGGTTTGGCAGACATCCAAAAGGTTGAACACATACAATATTAGGTACTCCCTCTTCAATAAAATCTATCATTTCTCCCATTAGGAACCAACCTTCACCAGACTGATGACCAATAGAGATAAATTGAGAAGTTTTCTTTGCAGTCTCCTGAATAGGAATCTCCTGAGAAAATCTGCTACATTTTTTAAGAGCATTATTTACAGCTTTGGTGTATCTATCTGTTATCCAGAGAATAAGTTTAAGCATTGTTGCTGAAAATCTGCCTTTAAATTTTTCCATTAGGAAGATATCGCTATAGATACAATATTTTATAAAGTTCATAAGTGATGAAGTGTATACCTCTCCACCTTCTGACTCAATAAATGCAGCAAGATTATTATTGGCAAATGGACTGAATTTTACAAGTATCTCTCCAACTATTCCAACTTTAATCTTCTCCTCATTAGTAACTTCTATAGCAGCAAAATCTTTTACAATATTGCTTAAATTTTTCTTAAATTGAGATATTTTACCATTGTATATATTAGGAATTACAAGTTGATTCCATTTTTTATATACTCTATCACTTTCACCTTTATTTATTTCATAAGGTCTTGTGTGATATAGAAGTTTCATCAAAATATCTCCATAAGAAACAGCTATCATAGCTTTGTGCAGGAAGCTAAGTGAAAGTGAAAAACCTGGTTGTTTTTGGAAACCATCAGCATTTAAAGAGATAATAGGAATTTTATCAAATCCAGCATCTTTTATAGCTTTTTTAAGGAATCCAAGATAGTTTGTAGCACGACAACTTCCACCAGTTTGAGATATTATAACTGCAGTTTTATCAAGGTCATATTTACCAGATTGAAGTGCAGAAATAAGCTCTCCAATTACAAGAATTGATGGATAGCAGGCATCATTATTTACATATTTAAGTCCACATTCCAGAGCTTCCTGTGTTTCAGGTAATATTACAAGATTATACCCTTGGGCTCTAAAGGCATGCTTTATAAGGTCAAAGTGCATAGGTGCCATTTGTGGAGCTAAAATTGTATACTCACTTTTCATTGCTTCTGTAAATTCAG of Fusobacterium sp. DD2 contains these proteins:
- the bioA gene encoding adenosylmethionine--8-amino-7-oxononanoate transaminase, with the protein product MLSKLQQIDMDYIFHPCSQMKDYEKLPPIVIKKAEGIYLEDEFGKKYMDCVSSWWVNLFGHCNKRINSAIKEQIDKVEHVLFVNFSHEAAIELVQELIKVVPAGIEKFLFADNGSSSIEMALKLSFQYHQQSGKPEKKRFISLKNAYHGETVGALGVGDIDIFTNTYRDLIKEGLKADGPDCYRCPYGKNFDNCSAQCFEKMEKLIRDNHKEISAVIIEPMVQGAAGMKMYSPEYIKKLRKLTHEYDIHLIADEIAMGFGRTGKMFAMEHSGTSPDIMCMSKGLTAGYYPMAIVGITQKIYDAFYADYMEGKSFLHSHSYSGNPIGCRIALEVLRIFRDENILKLIEEKGKYLNKRAKEVFKGKEYIGEFRQLGMIGAIELVQNNKKEDFPAGERAGYEIYKIALKKGALLRPLGNTIYFMPPYIITYDEIDKMLEICRDSIEEYMKSR
- a CDS encoding methyltransferase domain-containing protein, whose translation is MNFQNKFYIYNQYADVQREVAKELISFMDENSKDKKIESVFEIGCGTGIFTRCFLEKYSPSSLILNDYFDTREYFQNISYNSFYQGNIEEKDIPTADIIVSSSALQWIGDLEKVISRIAKTGAIFSFSIFTYGNLQEIKNHFDISLNYHKIEKIYEILRKYFKNIAYKSQTIKKKFDTPLDALRHLKNTGVTGFKKTTVGKIRAFKEDTLTYEIGYFYCSR
- a CDS encoding pimeloyl-ACP methyl esterase BioG family protein — translated: MGWSFGCWYLTKYLIDNSIKTDKAIAINGHSKTIGKYGIAPKMFNLTLDTLTYENLLKFYENMGIDREIFIPKRDFNSIKDELEIFGKNYKEMGNIFNFAFVGENDRIIPGKKQIRYWKENDISPYILQCEHYPFIQKDMFNTIIKRVQNELSK
- a CDS encoding aminotransferase class I/II-fold pyridoxal phosphate-dependent enzyme, translated to MKIEDIKKELNKLETLNNFRKLATPDENLINLSSNDYLGLGENKKLKEKFFRKFSPKLAASSSRLITGSSKEVMELEKKAQEIYGNPCIMFNSGFDANSSIIETFFNKNSLIITDRLNHASIYDGIVNSQAKFLRYKHLDFKNLEDLLEKYSSEYDDILVVTETVYSMDGDIADIERIVKMKKRYNFQLMVDEAHSYGVFGYGIAHNLGIVKDIDFLVIPLGKGGASVGSMVICDQLHKDFIINKSRKFIFSTALPPINHLWNLFILENMNNFDKERVELEMLKNYTLRLLKENGIETSSTTQIISIIVGDNKKLATISQNLKEKGFLLYGVKEPTVPKGTARFRIGLNPGIKKTDIERFVKELKNELDTLL